tcataaaaatacaattattaAGGAAACGGGTTATTATCAACAAAAAATCCCATGGGTTAACCATTAtcaaaatataacaaaatatattaCATATAATTACAAAACATATTGTCATCAAgaacttgtattttttattggtttttttacTGTTTACTGGTTTACCGCCTCTCTCAAACCTTTGCAGGTCTTCGATTAAAAAGAACACCTAGGGATGCAGGATTTAGCCCCCCAGACCTCTAATATGATATGAAGGCTTATATGAGccaacaattttaaaaataaattgaattcttGAATGATTAACTAGCTCTATATGGCATAAAAATAAGAGCACATAATAGCATAAGAATAATTTTTAGGTTTATAGTTTTTACTGACTTAtaacaattattttttgaattttaataatatttaaataaaacaaaaaaaatgtaaaaaaatatatacatatatgactCATGAAATCTATTtgatggaaaaaattcgataaTACAAATACTTTTTACTTcgataatataaattataccCTTCGGTATTCCAGTGTATTCCCTAACGTCCCAGCGATAAGaacattatttaaaagttttttctaAATGAAATTTTCTAACATTTTCTCGCATTTTTTCTTACGATAAGATTTAGTTGCCTAGTTCAAGTTAGTGAAAACGGTTCAATCGTCGCTAAAATAAACCAAACATAACTTTGAATCGAAGGATCTCGCTCACTATGACCTTTTTGAGAACACTCCTTATAAATCTGACGATGATAGTGCTCTGCTGGGGCGAAGAACCCTCCTGTCGCATATGGTCGGAGCGGGGAAGTGTTATTCGCGTAAGAGAATATTTATATTGCCAGTGTCGGGTTTCCGGCCTTCGAAGCAAATCAATAGAGATAAGCAGATTTTTCCCGTATAGACAGATGCCGAAGATAATAGTTGACAATACCACTGTCAAAACTAAAATAGTAGAGTCCTACGAgacaacaaacattttttcgtGCGACTGGCAATGGAGCTTGGTACTGTTGTATAAAGCCAATATTACAGTAATTCCCCTACTGAATGTGAAGAACTTTGAGTGTCGTTCTTATCCCTATGATAATACTGGAAACTGCAGCTTTCTTCGAGTAGGTCTCTGGCGGTTCAATGAGAAAAGCTACTTCTTAAGTGCGAATGGATTTCCTAGAGTTCAGTGTATGGAATCATCAATTAAGGAAACCATAGTCGAGTGCACGAATATTCCCATATACCAGGAAAAGTTGAGCCATATATTCAAGATAGAGATGGAATACGTAGGAGACGTTCAGTCCCAGGAGATTCTCCTGAATATTCAACAGATCGTATCGCCTAGTTTCTCTATGTTgcaaatagaaaatattaCCTTGGAGAACTGCAAATGTTTATATATTGGCTTTTGGAAAACGCCTTTAGAcatgattttttgtcattggAGCCTTATACCGGCAAGCTCTAAAGTAGTACGGTTTGATAGGAACTTTTCAACTAATCTAAACACACTTGAGTTTAGGGATTGCCCTCAAGTATCCATCCCTGCTTATCAAACGGTAGCATTTCAAGTCTCTTGTCGCGTCAATGTCCATGGGTCGCCCTGGTCCAAGAAGTACTTTCAAAATTGCAGAACTATGGAGGATCTTCCCGGCAGACCCCCCGAAGTAGTACCCAACGGATTCTCTCACGATCCAAACCATAATAGCCTATACGTATTTTGGACGCACCTGGATGAATTGGAGTGGAATGGACCGGACTTCACATACACAGTGGCCAATGGGCATGGGTAAGCGTGAAATCAGTATATTACAATAAATtgtgaatattattttctagaAAAAAAGCATTAAGAATTGGAAATACCTCTGCAGTCTTTGACGACTGGGATGCCTCAGTTTCCACCACCGTTTACATTTGGAGTGAGAACTCTAGGGGTCCGTCCCTCAACAAGAGTCAAATAAAAGTTCCTATTCTAAAAAACGCCAATCAACACAAGCCGGAAAATCTTTACTATCGGAAAGAGAACCACATATTATTCTGGAATCCGCCAAACGACAAGAAAAACCTCGATGGATACACTGTCTACTGGTGCTCCGCCACCACCAACATTCTTCAGATCTGTGATGAAAGTGAAGCCATGCAAATAACGTCCCTGGACTCCTCCCAGCTCCAATTTCAGTTTCCAAAATCCATGATCTTCTCCAACATGGCAGTGGCAGCCAGGTACACTGACAAAATCGGCGGTGGGATGCAGTGGACAGGTTATAAGTGGACGTCTAACAACTATAAGGCCTCTGACCCCTCGGGAGCTGGTATAAGTTACTATATAGCTCCCATTGGAGTTTCCATCCTAATTGGTCTGATCATTTACCTGTAccgaaaatacaaaaaatgtaGCAATATCAAAGTTATTGTTCCCGAATTTTTGGAGAGACACATGATTGTTAATACTCCTGCTCCGGCCGTCTTTCCTGGAAACTTATCGCCGGAATTTGTAATGGATGTAAGCCAATTAATGCCGCCCAAGAAAGCTCAAATAGAACAAGAATACAAAGACAATGCCGAACCAAAAAATGATGCCCAAAACAACTTTACTGCCACGGGCTCATACAGCGCCATTTTTAAGAAACCCTTCGAAAATGACCCTTCAATAGCCACAGGCTCATACTGCATGACTCATTTGTAATCCTCTAAACATTtgagttatattttttatcgatgtcttttttatttctacGTCCAAATCATATATCATATCTTCGTAACCTAAGTTCAATAAGGATTTTCAAAGCTAAAGTAAATGATACTTAAATATGCAACAAAGCCGATGTCGAAACAATTAGCTTGTGTCCCAGGAGAAGGCATTTTGAGTCAAAAGAGTCCCCCGAGGCCTTGGCCGGGATTAGTTTCCTTGCATGTAGGATATAATGTTCAATGCACTAagtaaatatttgcaataagCTGACAAATGAGGAGGGATATTCATTTTTGGGTCCTCAATTATGGACGAGACTCGCGAATTGTTGACACACTATAGCCTTTGTAATGCCGCAAACACAAATCATACTATCCTTTTAAATTATAGATGGAAATTATAGATGGATTGTTGATAGAGGGGCGTAAAGTATTAgccgaaaattaaaaaacaaacaatcaAGCCAATTGCCTCATTGTGGGTCACAGAAGGTCAATAAATTGTTGATTGTCGGCCCAAGGACAAGCCTGGCTATAAAAAACCCCTTGCAGATGGGTTTATTTTCTCTTTCTCGGCTCACTGGCCGACAGTTCAACTCGAGCTGGCTTAGCAGGTTTAGTTGTCAAAAGAGTTTGGCCCGAGGTGACTTTAAGCAAATAAATCTGAAATAATTTCAGGCTCTGGGTAAATAAATTCAACTCCTTTGTTTGCCTGTCATTCCTTTGGCAGTCTTGTGGGACTGGTTTTCAACTCGACTCGACTGCTCAGTTGACTGCTCAggatttttgaaatttattgtcAAAGCATTCGAgtgttttttatctttttccCCTGAGCAGTTACCCTCTGGCTTATTGCAATCAAAACTATAACAATTATGGTATGGAAATtgatttgttattattattt
This region of Drosophila bipectinata strain 14024-0381.07 chromosome 2L, DbipHiC1v2, whole genome shotgun sequence genomic DNA includes:
- the LOC108125777 gene encoding cytokine receptor-like, which codes for MEDLPGRPPEVVPNGFSHDPNHNSLYVFWTHLDELEWNGPDFTYTVANGHGKKALRIGNTSAVFDDWDASVSTTVYIWSENSRGPSLNKSQIKVPILKNANQHKPENLYYRKENHILFWNPPNDKKNLDGYTVYWCSATTNILQICDESEAMQITSLDSSQLQFQFPKSMIFSNMAVAARYTDKIGGGMQWTGYKWTSNNYKASDPSGAGISYYIAPIGVSILIGLIIYLYRKYKKCSNIKVIVPEFLERHMIVNTPAPAVFPGNLSPEFVMDVSQLMPPKKAQIEQEYKDNAEPKNDAQNNFTATGSYSAIFKKPFENDPSIATGSYCMTHL